The proteins below are encoded in one region of Streptomyces ficellus:
- a CDS encoding AraC family transcriptional regulator gives MASRREGARDSEWARHWQYPGVPGLDLLRARYVRHSFTRHSHEGFVLGAVRRGVEDVVMPGETIRARPGTVVMINPEVPHSAHAGVPEGWSYATLYPSSTLVAAIAEEETTLRGTAGFGETIVEDEDTAQLIRAVHRAAEEGNALAADSVLRVAVARLLHRHGQSLPRREPLATGARTAALARELLQQRMAEPPSLEQLARELGTSPFALLRGFKAAYGMPPHTWLTNARVRTARRLLESGTPPAAAAAAVGFTDQPHLNRHFSRIVGVPPGAYQRERARTYKTVEPPGP, from the coding sequence ATGGCGAGCAGGCGGGAGGGCGCGCGGGACAGCGAATGGGCCAGGCACTGGCAGTACCCCGGCGTGCCGGGGCTCGATCTGCTGCGCGCCCGCTACGTCCGCCACTCCTTCACGCGCCACAGCCACGAGGGGTTCGTCCTCGGTGCCGTGCGGCGCGGGGTCGAGGACGTGGTCATGCCCGGGGAGACCATCCGTGCCCGGCCCGGCACCGTCGTCATGATCAACCCGGAGGTTCCCCACTCGGCGCACGCCGGCGTCCCCGAAGGCTGGTCCTACGCGACGCTCTACCCGTCGTCGACCCTGGTCGCGGCCATCGCGGAGGAGGAGACGACCCTGCGCGGCACCGCCGGCTTCGGCGAGACCATCGTCGAGGACGAGGACACCGCCCAGCTCATCCGCGCCGTGCACCGGGCGGCCGAGGAGGGCAACGCGCTGGCCGCCGACAGCGTCCTGCGGGTGGCCGTGGCCCGGCTGCTGCACCGCCACGGGCAGTCGCTGCCCCGGCGCGAGCCGCTCGCCACCGGAGCCCGTACGGCCGCGCTGGCCCGGGAACTCCTCCAGCAGCGGATGGCCGAGCCGCCGTCCCTGGAACAGCTGGCGCGGGAGCTCGGCACCAGTCCCTTCGCCCTGCTCCGCGGCTTCAAGGCGGCCTACGGCATGCCGCCGCACACCTGGCTGACCAACGCGCGCGTGCGCACCGCCCGGCGCCTGCTGGAGAGCGGTACGCCACCGGCCGCGGCCGCCGCCGCGGTGGGCTTCACCGACCAGCCCCATCTCAACCGTCACTTCTCCCGGATCGTCGGGGTGCCGCCGGGCGCCTATCAGCGCGAGCGCGCAAGAACGTACAAGACCGTGGAACCGCCCGGTCCGTAA
- a CDS encoding AI-2E family transporter codes for MPRWLPRAMVLALALYACFQLGSWAFHQLISLLMNILIAFFLALAIEPAVGRMAARGMRRGIATFLVFFAIMGAGIGFVVLLGSMLAGQIVEIVEDFPRYLDSLINWINHTFHTELSRVEVQDSLLRSDWLRKYVQNSASGVLDVSATVLGGLFKLLTIFLFSFYFAADGPRLRRALCSVLPPAKQAEVLRAWEIAVDKTGGYLYSRGLMALISGVAHYVLLEFLAVPYAPALAVWVGLVSQFIPTIGTYLAGALPMLIAFTENPWYALWVLGFVVVYQQFENYVLQPKLTAKTVDIHPAVAFGSVVAGTALLGAVGALIAIPAVATLQAFLGAYVKRYDVTEDPRVHGHRRHGEAVLARVQRALRAKKEKELGAAATPPPDGA; via the coding sequence ATGCCCCGCTGGCTGCCGAGAGCCATGGTCCTGGCGCTCGCCCTGTACGCCTGCTTCCAGCTGGGCAGTTGGGCGTTCCACCAGCTCATCTCCCTGCTGATGAACATCCTGATCGCGTTCTTCCTGGCCCTGGCCATCGAGCCGGCAGTGGGGCGGATGGCCGCCCGGGGGATGCGCCGCGGGATCGCCACCTTCCTGGTGTTCTTCGCGATCATGGGGGCGGGCATCGGGTTCGTCGTCCTGCTCGGATCGATGCTGGCCGGCCAGATCGTCGAGATCGTCGAGGACTTCCCCCGGTACCTCGACTCGCTGATCAACTGGATCAACCACACCTTCCACACCGAGCTGTCCCGGGTCGAGGTCCAGGACAGCCTGCTGCGCTCCGACTGGCTGCGGAAGTACGTGCAGAACAGCGCGAGCGGAGTGCTGGACGTCTCCGCGACCGTCCTCGGCGGGCTGTTCAAGCTGCTGACCATCTTCCTGTTCTCGTTCTACTTCGCCGCCGACGGCCCACGGCTGCGCCGGGCCCTGTGCTCCGTCCTGCCGCCCGCCAAGCAGGCGGAGGTGCTGCGGGCCTGGGAGATCGCCGTCGACAAGACCGGCGGCTACCTGTACTCGCGCGGTCTGATGGCGCTGATCTCCGGCGTCGCCCACTACGTCCTGCTGGAGTTCCTGGCGGTGCCGTACGCGCCCGCGCTGGCCGTGTGGGTGGGCCTGGTCTCGCAGTTCATCCCCACGATCGGCACGTACCTGGCGGGCGCGCTGCCGATGCTGATCGCGTTCACCGAGAACCCCTGGTACGCGCTGTGGGTGCTCGGGTTCGTGGTGGTCTACCAGCAGTTCGAGAACTACGTGCTCCAGCCCAAGCTCACGGCGAAGACGGTCGACATCCACCCGGCGGTGGCCTTCGGGTCGGTCGTCGCGGGCACCGCGCTGCTCGGCGCGGTGGGGGCGCTGATCGCGATCCCCGCCGTCGCCACGCTGCAGGCGTTTCTCGGCGCCTACGTGAAGCGGTACGACGTGACGGAGGACCCCCGGGTGCACGGTCACCGGCGGCACGGCGAGGCCGTGCTGGCCCGGGTGCAGCGGGCCCTGCGGGCGAAGAAGGAGAAGGAACTGGGCGCCGCCGCGACCCCGCCGCCCGACGGCGCCTGA
- a CDS encoding rhodanese-like domain-containing protein, with protein sequence MAVTIDELLERVRSGLDRLAPPEAHAAAAAGDALLVDIRYAALRNRDGLIPGALVVERNELEWRLDPLGSHRVPEAVSHDLRVVVVCNEGYASSLAAASLHQLGLHRATDLIGGFQAWRAAGLPVTTPVG encoded by the coding sequence CTGGCAGTGACCATCGACGAGTTGCTGGAACGGGTCCGGTCCGGGCTGGACCGGCTGGCTCCGCCGGAGGCGCACGCGGCGGCCGCGGCGGGTGACGCCCTGCTGGTGGACATCCGGTACGCGGCGCTGCGGAACCGCGACGGGCTGATCCCCGGCGCACTCGTCGTCGAGCGCAACGAGCTGGAGTGGCGCCTCGACCCCCTGGGCAGCCACCGCGTCCCGGAGGCGGTGAGCCACGACCTGCGCGTGGTGGTGGTGTGCAACGAGGGTTACGCCTCCTCCCTGGCGGCCGCCTCCCTGCACCAGTTGGGCCTCCACCGGGCGACCGACCTGATCGGCGGCTTCCAGGCCTGGCGAGCCGCGGGCCTGCCGGTCACGACTCCCGTCGGGTGA
- the recA gene encoding recombinase RecA: MAGTDREKALDAALAQIERQFGKGAVMRMGERSREPIEVIPTGSTALDVALGVGGLPRGRVVEIYGPESSGKTTLTLHAVANAQKAGGQVAFVDAEHALDPEYAQKLGVDIDNLILSQPDNGEQALEIVDMLVRSGALDLIVIDSVAALVPRAEIEGEMGDSHVGLQARLMSQALRKITSALNQSKTTAIFINQLREKIGVMFGSPETTTGGRALKFYASVRIDIRRIETLKDGTEAVGNRTRCKVVKNKVAPPFKQAEFDILYGQGISREGGLIDMGVEHGFVRKAGAWYTYEGDQLGQGKENARNFLKDNPDLANEIERKIKEKLGVGVRPETPAAEPAADATATPAADESAKSVPAPAAKATKATKTAAAKA; this comes from the coding sequence ATGGCAGGAACCGACCGCGAGAAGGCGCTCGACGCCGCGCTCGCACAGATTGAACGGCAATTCGGCAAGGGCGCAGTGATGCGCATGGGCGAGCGGTCGAGGGAGCCCATCGAGGTCATCCCGACCGGCTCGACCGCGCTCGACGTCGCGCTCGGCGTCGGTGGCCTGCCGCGTGGCCGTGTGGTGGAGATCTACGGCCCGGAGTCCTCGGGCAAGACGACCCTGACCCTGCATGCCGTGGCCAACGCGCAGAAGGCCGGCGGCCAGGTCGCGTTCGTCGACGCGGAGCACGCCCTCGACCCCGAGTACGCGCAGAAGCTCGGCGTCGACATCGACAACCTGATCCTGTCCCAGCCGGACAACGGCGAGCAGGCGCTGGAGATCGTGGACATGCTGGTCCGCTCCGGCGCGCTCGACCTGATCGTCATCGACTCCGTGGCCGCGCTCGTGCCGCGTGCGGAGATCGAGGGCGAGATGGGCGACTCGCACGTGGGTCTCCAGGCGCGTCTGATGAGCCAGGCGCTCCGGAAGATCACCAGCGCGCTCAACCAGTCCAAGACCACGGCGATCTTCATCAACCAGCTCCGCGAGAAGATCGGCGTGATGTTCGGCTCGCCGGAGACCACGACCGGTGGCCGGGCCCTGAAGTTCTACGCCTCGGTGCGCATCGACATCCGTCGTATCGAGACCCTCAAGGACGGCACCGAAGCGGTCGGCAACCGCACCCGCTGCAAGGTGGTCAAGAACAAGGTCGCGCCGCCGTTCAAGCAGGCCGAGTTCGACATCCTCTACGGCCAGGGCATCAGCCGCGAGGGCGGCCTGATCGACATGGGCGTCGAGCACGGCTTCGTGCGCAAGGCGGGCGCCTGGTACACGTACGAGGGCGACCAGCTGGGCCAGGGCAAGGAGAACGCCCGCAACTTCCTCAAGGACAACCCGGACCTCGCCAACGAGATCGAGAGGAAGATCAAGGAGAAGCTGGGCGTCGGCGTCCGCCCCGAGACCCCGGCGGCCGAGCCCGCCGCGGACGCGACGGCCACGCCGGCCGCGGACGAGTCGGCGAAGTCGGTCCCGGCCCCGGCGGCGAAGGCCACCAAGGCGACCAAGACCGCGGCCGCCAAGGCCTGA
- a CDS encoding putative leader peptide yields MTGTDVRLWRRVHMDLVRYAGCVCRRSC; encoded by the coding sequence ATGACTGGCACCGACGTACGCCTGTGGCGGAGGGTCCACATGGACCTGGTCCGCTACGCGGGCTGCGTGTGTCGCAGGTCCTGCTGA
- a CDS encoding FAD-dependent monooxygenase: MDPVIVVGAGPVGLALSLALAAQGVPSVVLDEGPGKDEPRAARTAVLRPDTAAFVERLGCATVRDEGARWTGWRAMRRRQQLRHVEFGPEAPSPLHVPQHALTRGLREAISELADPELVRVVTHSRLDGIEQDAHGVTAHTRGPEAAWWRGSHLAGCDGARSTVRKLLGVRFPGRTAVERHAVATLHVELPWPDEALLHRQPPWRGAGEEVTARPLPDGGWRLDWLLPPRGDLVTPDALVARIRETLAGWCEGTTPTYDLVDTGVYTLHHRLAKRWRVDRAFLAGDAAHLLGALGTQGLDEGLRDVENLAWKLALAWHHGASDVLLDSYQAERRTAVAARLRAADQSLPVLRGAGGLRTYLRSGGHDTLLTDGHVGRGPLGAPPAYPHSPLAPLHAEAHTSVGTPLGAPVADVRVTAPEDGTTARLRDRLGRGRLLAVLVAPGTGVWDRRHWMSAGVMPRLVEAVAALPVEGEVLVTEAYPGAAAHTVLLVRPDGHLAAAFGGVHPAELLAAAEAVRGGAPSDEHSGRTADVT; encoded by the coding sequence GTGGACCCGGTGATCGTGGTCGGCGCCGGCCCCGTCGGGCTGGCGCTCTCGCTCGCCCTGGCCGCGCAGGGCGTACCCAGCGTCGTCCTGGACGAGGGCCCCGGCAAGGACGAACCGCGCGCCGCCCGCACGGCCGTACTGCGCCCGGACACCGCCGCGTTCGTGGAGCGCCTCGGCTGCGCCACCGTACGGGACGAGGGGGCGCGCTGGACCGGCTGGCGGGCGATGCGCCGCCGGCAGCAGTTGCGGCACGTCGAGTTCGGCCCGGAGGCCCCCTCCCCGCTGCACGTTCCGCAGCACGCCCTGACGCGCGGGCTGCGGGAGGCGATCAGCGAACTGGCGGACCCCGAGCTGGTGCGGGTGGTCACGCACAGCCGCCTGGACGGCATCGAGCAGGACGCGCACGGCGTCACCGCGCACACCCGCGGCCCCGAGGCGGCCTGGTGGCGCGGCAGCCACCTGGCCGGCTGCGACGGGGCCCGCTCGACCGTGCGCAAGCTGCTGGGCGTCCGATTCCCGGGGCGCACGGCCGTCGAACGGCACGCCGTCGCCACCCTCCACGTCGAACTCCCCTGGCCGGACGAGGCCCTGCTGCACCGCCAGCCGCCCTGGCGCGGCGCGGGCGAGGAGGTGACGGCCCGGCCGTTGCCCGACGGCGGGTGGCGGCTGGACTGGCTGCTGCCGCCGCGCGGTGACCTGGTGACGCCCGACGCGCTCGTCGCCCGGATCCGCGAGACGCTGGCCGGCTGGTGCGAGGGAACGACACCGACGTACGACCTGGTCGACACGGGCGTCTACACGCTGCACCACCGGCTCGCCAAGCGCTGGCGGGTGGACCGCGCCTTCCTGGCCGGGGACGCGGCCCATCTGCTGGGCGCGCTCGGCACGCAGGGGCTGGACGAGGGGCTGCGGGACGTCGAGAACCTGGCGTGGAAGCTGGCGCTGGCCTGGCACCACGGCGCCTCCGACGTACTGCTGGACAGCTACCAGGCGGAGCGTCGCACGGCGGTCGCGGCCCGGTTGCGGGCGGCCGACCAGTCGTTGCCGGTGCTGCGCGGCGCGGGCGGACTGCGGACGTACCTGCGGAGCGGCGGGCACGACACGCTGCTGACCGACGGGCACGTGGGGCGCGGACCACTGGGCGCGCCGCCCGCGTACCCGCACTCCCCCCTCGCGCCCCTGCACGCCGAGGCGCACACGAGCGTCGGTACGCCGCTGGGTGCGCCGGTCGCGGACGTACGGGTCACGGCTCCGGAGGACGGCACCACCGCGCGGCTGCGGGACCGGCTCGGACGCGGCCGGCTCCTGGCGGTGCTGGTGGCGCCGGGCACGGGGGTGTGGGACCGGCGTCACTGGATGTCCGCGGGGGTGATGCCCCGGCTGGTGGAGGCGGTGGCGGCGCTCCCGGTCGAGGGTGAGGTGCTGGTCACGGAGGCGTACCCGGGAGCGGCTGCGCACACCGTGCTGCTGGTGCGCCCCGACGGTCATCTGGCGGCGGCCTTCGGCGGCGTCCACCCCGCGGAACTGCTGGCGGCGGCCGAGGCGGTACGGGGCGGCGCGCCGTCGGACGAGCACAGCGGGCGGACGGCGGACGTCACATGA
- a CDS encoding AzlD domain-containing protein, translating into MTVWIAIGLTVAGCYLLKLAGLLVPAGTLERPLVQRLSALLPVALLAALTAQQTFSTDSALVLDARGAGIAAAALALVLRAPLLVVVAAAVAVTAGVRALGG; encoded by the coding sequence ATGACCGTGTGGATCGCCATAGGGCTGACCGTCGCCGGCTGCTACCTCCTCAAGCTGGCCGGGCTCCTGGTGCCCGCCGGCACCCTGGAGCGGCCGCTCGTCCAGCGGCTGTCGGCGCTGCTGCCCGTCGCCCTGCTGGCGGCACTGACCGCGCAGCAGACGTTCAGCACCGACAGCGCGCTCGTCCTGGACGCAAGGGGAGCGGGCATCGCCGCCGCCGCGCTCGCCCTGGTGCTGCGCGCACCGCTGCTCGTCGTGGTCGCCGCCGCGGTCGCGGTCACGGCCGGGGTGCGGGCCCTCGGCGGCTGA
- a CDS encoding cysteine dioxygenase, with amino-acid sequence MSQSQSVPASVREAGAAAPTAAQLLDFVRRIAADTELTSALPLDPEGRTWVRLDGPGGSEAWLIGWPPGTGTGWHDHAESVGAFATAHGALKENSLSVRLPSGGWRSLELDEGVDRRRLLRAGEGRAFGRHHVHEVLNESTAEHAVSVHAYYPPLPLIRRFSRTGPVLRLEQVERPEDWQ; translated from the coding sequence GTGTCTCAGTCCCAGTCTGTTCCCGCCTCCGTACGCGAGGCGGGGGCGGCGGCGCCGACCGCTGCCCAACTCCTCGACTTCGTCCGCCGCATCGCGGCCGACACCGAACTGACCTCTGCCCTTCCCCTCGACCCGGAGGGCCGCACCTGGGTGCGCCTCGACGGCCCCGGCGGCAGCGAGGCCTGGCTCATCGGCTGGCCTCCCGGCACCGGCACCGGGTGGCACGACCACGCCGAGTCGGTCGGCGCGTTCGCCACCGCGCACGGCGCCCTGAAGGAGAACTCCCTGTCCGTACGGCTGCCTTCGGGTGGCTGGCGGTCGCTCGAACTCGACGAGGGCGTGGACCGCCGGCGCCTGCTGCGCGCGGGCGAGGGGCGGGCCTTCGGCAGGCACCATGTGCACGAGGTGCTGAACGAGTCGACGGCCGAGCACGCGGTGTCGGTGCACGCCTACTACCCGCCGCTGCCGCTCATCCGGCGCTTCAGCCGGACCGGTCCGGTACTGCGGCTGGAGCAGGTCGAGCGTCCGGAGGACTGGCAGTGA
- a CDS encoding DUF3046 domain-containing protein, which produces MRLTIFWERMADHFGEGYAESFARDHVMSELGGRTVYQALDAGWEAKDVWRAVCAAVDVPADKR; this is translated from the coding sequence ATGCGGTTGACGATTTTCTGGGAGCGGATGGCGGACCACTTCGGTGAGGGGTACGCGGAGTCCTTCGCTCGGGACCATGTGATGTCTGAGCTGGGCGGCCGGACGGTGTACCAGGCGCTGGACGCGGGGTGGGAGGCCAAGGACGTGTGGCGCGCGGTCTGCGCGGCCGTGGACGTACCCGCCGACAAGCGGTGA
- the recX gene encoding recombination regulator RecX, which yields MVRRTEWPGDSADSSRAEKELSPQDPAERARAICLRLLTGTPRTRKQLADALRKREIPDDVADEVLSRFEDVGLIDDAAFAGAWVESRHHGRGLARRALARELRTKGVDAELIDEAVGQLDSEQEEETARELVARKLRATRGLDRDRRLRRLAGMLARKGYPEGMALRVVRQALEAEGEDTEDLPEGP from the coding sequence GTGGTCAGGCGCACCGAATGGCCGGGTGACAGCGCCGACTCGTCGAGGGCCGAGAAGGAGCTGTCGCCCCAGGATCCGGCTGAGCGGGCGCGGGCGATCTGCCTGCGCCTGCTCACCGGGACCCCGCGCACCCGCAAGCAACTCGCGGACGCGTTGCGCAAGCGCGAGATCCCCGACGACGTCGCCGACGAGGTCCTCTCCCGCTTCGAGGACGTCGGCCTGATCGACGACGCCGCCTTCGCGGGAGCGTGGGTGGAGTCCCGGCACCACGGCCGGGGCCTGGCCCGCCGTGCCCTCGCGAGGGAACTGCGCACCAAGGGGGTGGACGCCGAGCTGATCGACGAAGCGGTGGGTCAGCTCGACTCCGAGCAGGAGGAGGAGACGGCCCGGGAGCTGGTCGCCCGCAAGCTCCGCGCGACCCGCGGCCTGGACCGCGACCGCCGCCTCCGCCGCCTCGCGGGCATGCTCGCCCGCAAGGGCTACCCGGAAGGCATGGCCCTCCGGGTCGTGCGGCAGGCGCTCGAAGCCGAGGGCGAGGACACGGAGGACCTCCCCGAGGGCCCCTGA
- a CDS encoding amino acid ABC transporter permease, producing the protein MSASVLFDAPGPKAVVRNRIYAVVGTLAIAALLGVTIMRLSDKGHLAPEMWDIFNYAGIRQNIADAVLATLKAFGIAAVGSLVLGVLLAVARLSDHKPVRWLATGFIELFRSIPLLITIYAVWVGFLTDYSMWALAVGLSIYNGCVQAEVLRAGVNAVPKGQREAAYALGMSKTQVMTTVLIPQAVRAMLPTIISQLVVTLKDTSLGFIILYPELLQTARLIASNTQVNGMYPYVSTIVVIGVIYVAMCLALSGLATWIEKRGRRAKTGIKTPDAAGTVAVLAGDAGNAAAHGLPGAPGGADGGAGGGGDPKI; encoded by the coding sequence CCCTCGCCATCGCCGCGCTGCTCGGCGTCACGATCATGCGGCTGAGCGACAAGGGGCACCTCGCCCCCGAGATGTGGGACATCTTCAACTACGCGGGCATCCGGCAGAACATCGCCGACGCCGTCCTCGCCACCCTCAAGGCGTTCGGCATCGCGGCCGTCGGCTCGCTGGTGCTCGGCGTGCTGCTCGCGGTCGCCCGCCTCTCCGACCACAAGCCGGTGCGGTGGCTGGCGACCGGCTTCATCGAGCTGTTCCGGTCCATCCCGCTGCTCATCACCATCTACGCCGTGTGGGTCGGTTTCCTCACCGACTACTCGATGTGGGCGCTGGCGGTCGGCCTGTCGATCTACAACGGCTGCGTCCAGGCCGAGGTGCTGCGCGCCGGCGTCAACGCCGTGCCGAAGGGCCAGCGCGAGGCCGCGTACGCGCTCGGCATGAGCAAGACGCAGGTCATGACGACGGTCCTGATCCCGCAGGCCGTACGGGCGATGCTGCCGACGATCATCAGCCAGCTGGTGGTCACCCTCAAGGACACCTCGCTCGGCTTCATCATCCTGTACCCCGAGCTGCTCCAGACCGCCCGGCTGATCGCCTCCAACACGCAGGTCAACGGCATGTACCCGTACGTGTCGACGATCGTGGTGATCGGTGTCATCTACGTCGCGATGTGCCTGGCCCTGTCCGGTCTCGCGACCTGGATCGAGAAGCGCGGCCGCCGCGCCAAGACCGGCATCAAGACGCCCGACGCGGCCGGAACGGTCGCCGTGCTCGCCGGTGACGCGGGCAACGCGGCCGCCCACGGCCTGCCCGGCGCCCCGGGCGGAGCCGACGGTGGTGCCGGTGGGGGCGGAGATCCCAAGATTTGA
- a CDS encoding AzlC family ABC transporter permease has translation MGVAVGLSGFAFGVTSAGAGLDLLQTCALSLLVFTGASQFALVGALAAGGNPFTAAAGAFFLGTRNAFYGLRLSQLLALPRSVRPFAAHWVIDETAAVALAQPGRRAARIGFTVTGLTLYVLWNLTTLLGVLGAEAIGDTEAWGLDAAGPAVFLALLAPMLRGTTERAVAAIAVVLGLGFLPVLPAGVPVLAAALAAPLVLWFRGRGAGHAQEDGTGRREEKGTDR, from the coding sequence GTGGGGGTGGCCGTCGGCCTCTCCGGCTTCGCCTTCGGCGTGACCTCGGCCGGCGCCGGTCTCGACCTGCTCCAGACCTGCGCCCTGAGCCTGCTGGTCTTCACCGGGGCCTCGCAGTTCGCCCTGGTCGGGGCGCTCGCCGCCGGCGGCAACCCGTTCACCGCCGCAGCGGGCGCCTTCTTCCTCGGCACCCGCAACGCGTTCTACGGACTGCGGCTGTCCCAGCTCCTCGCCCTGCCCCGGTCCGTGCGGCCGTTCGCCGCGCACTGGGTCATCGACGAGACGGCGGCCGTGGCGCTGGCCCAGCCCGGCCGCAGGGCCGCCCGTATCGGCTTCACCGTCACCGGTCTCACGCTCTACGTGCTGTGGAACCTGACCACGCTCCTCGGGGTGCTGGGCGCCGAGGCCATCGGCGACACGGAGGCGTGGGGCCTGGACGCCGCGGGACCGGCCGTCTTCCTCGCCCTCCTGGCGCCCATGCTGCGCGGCACCACCGAGCGGGCCGTCGCCGCGATCGCCGTCGTCCTGGGGCTCGGATTCCTGCCGGTGCTGCCCGCCGGAGTGCCGGTGCTGGCCGCGGCGCTCGCCGCCCCCCTCGTGCTGTGGTTCCGGGGCCGCGGGGCCGGCCACGCACAGGAGGACGGGACCGGACGCCGGGAAGAGAAGGGAACGGACCGATGA